One genomic window of Cellulophaga sp. Hel_I_12 includes the following:
- a CDS encoding translocation/assembly module TamB domain-containing protein gives MLRILLILVIICVLLTFIFSIPAVQTSLASYATSAINEKYKTNIFLDKLQLSFITWDTNLRGIYIEDYRQDTLFYVKTLNTSILNIRNLINGDLAFGAIKVDELNFKLKTYKGETNTNLNVFVDKLDDKTPKDPNSPSFHLKSSKVTIVNSEFKLIDENLETSEALNFKNLQIQANDFEILGPVVSTEIKSLAFKSKRGISVENLATTFTYTKEQMRFDSLTIKTPKSNLQGAVTMDYGPGDFLDFINKVKFTADFVDSKVSFDEINLLYDQFGEGREAYFSSNITGVLNDLSTNNLFLVSDNTGIRGDFNFKNLFTRSAPFVMEADIKNISTSYFELRGLMPNLLGKTLPSIFEKFGEFTIRGQATVTENTINSKVNINTAIGSSYSDLELSNIQNIDNARYKGFFSLIDFDLGYFVDSKDLGKATLDFNVEGQGFIKETLNTEIIGDVYSIAFNDYNYNNLKVSGILKDQLFDGLLVSKDENLNFSFKGLADFADEKNNFNFIATVAYADLRKLNFIKDSVSIFKGNVSMDITGNTLDNIIGEIKFSQTSYQNKNDTYFFDDFKIASRFEDDNDRFIEINSPDIITGFMKGNFVVAELGKLAANSVGSIYTNFKPYKISSGQRLAFNFKIYNKIVEVFLPEVKFGANTFIKGDIIADEGDFKLNFKSPNIEAYGNVLDSLDLQIDNKNPLFNTFLSVADLATNYYDVKDFNLINTTLKDTLFFRTEFKGGKNFKDAFNLNFYHTFDKNKKSVIGLKTSDVSFKGNTWLINKNGDSKNKVIINSKLDSISIEEIVMNNELNEQIRLRGQIADSTYKDLELEFKIVSLDKITPAIDSLKLDGQVDGTLYIRQKDKIYRPTSNLDITDFAINKIKLGNLMIDAIGNQDLTKIALTTRLNDKGVDKLDLSGNLDISGATTMADVLATFNNFSLEPFSPLGEGVLSNIRGFISGNARIQGRIDNPEITGLLNLNRAGLGIPYLNVDYDFGFNSQVVLSKQTFDFRNIQLTDVTHKTNATLNGVINHSFFRDWDLDLNVNTNNNRFLILNTPFQEEVLYYGTGYLNGSGRIYGPTKALNIDVVGETAKGTSLKIPLSDVASIGDYSFINFINKNEIKGEDEQRELEKYEGLELAFDLDITPEAEVEIIVDQKTGSSLKGTGRGLVLIELNTNDKFIMYGAFVVVTGQYRYRLGGLIDKTFTVVPGGTINWEGDALDAQLNMQAVYSLDANPAPLLDNPGYSRRIPTNVIIRLKESLEQPNIEFDIDFPGASSLVKSELEYRLQDPTVSDNNAFSLLAQGTFLSTTNGGAIGQQALTGNLLQSASGVLNSFIDNNDNNFNLGVSLEQGNNLLTDSQAENRAVVNFDTSLSDKWLLSGSLGIPVGGGSRINPTALGGDFELQYLFNEDGTFRAKIFNRENEIQQFLGDVQGYTQGVGLSYQIDFNSFRQLRQRLFARKPKGPQGVVKDSLQTERAKDSLMRFIPKKSIR, from the coding sequence TTGTTAAGAATACTGCTGATACTCGTTATCATCTGTGTTTTATTGACCTTTATTTTTTCGATTCCAGCCGTTCAAACTAGTTTGGCGTCTTATGCGACTAGTGCTATCAATGAAAAATATAAAACCAATATATTTTTAGATAAGTTGCAGTTATCTTTTATCACCTGGGATACTAATTTGCGAGGAATTTATATTGAGGATTATCGGCAAGACACCCTTTTTTATGTAAAAACGTTAAATACATCTATCCTAAACATCAGAAACCTCATCAATGGAGATTTAGCCTTTGGAGCTATTAAAGTTGATGAACTTAATTTTAAACTAAAAACCTATAAGGGAGAGACAAACACCAATCTTAATGTTTTTGTAGATAAACTAGATGATAAAACACCTAAAGATCCTAATAGTCCCTCTTTTCATTTAAAATCATCAAAGGTGACGATTGTCAATAGTGAGTTTAAATTAATTGACGAAAATTTAGAAACGAGTGAAGCACTTAATTTTAAAAATTTACAGATTCAAGCCAATGATTTTGAAATTTTAGGACCAGTTGTATCCACTGAAATTAAAAGTTTAGCCTTTAAGAGCAAAAGAGGAATCTCGGTCGAAAATTTAGCTACTACTTTTACGTACACTAAAGAACAAATGCGGTTTGATTCTTTAACGATAAAAACACCAAAATCAAATCTTCAAGGAGCTGTTACGATGGATTATGGTCCGGGCGATTTTTTAGATTTTATAAACAAAGTGAAGTTTACAGCAGATTTCGTAGACTCTAAAGTGTCCTTTGATGAAATAAATTTATTGTATGACCAATTTGGAGAAGGCAGAGAAGCTTACTTTTCATCAAACATAACTGGTGTTTTAAATGATTTATCCACTAATAATTTATTTTTAGTTTCGGACAATACAGGTATTCGGGGTGATTTTAATTTTAAAAATCTGTTTACCCGAAGTGCTCCATTTGTCATGGAAGCCGATATTAAAAATATATCGACAAGTTATTTTGAATTACGCGGTTTAATGCCAAACTTGTTGGGAAAAACCTTACCCTCGATCTTTGAGAAGTTTGGAGAATTTACGATAAGAGGTCAAGCTACCGTTACAGAAAATACCATTAATTCAAAAGTAAATATTAATACCGCGATAGGGAGCAGTTATTCAGATTTGGAATTAAGCAATATTCAAAATATTGATAATGCGCGCTATAAAGGATTTTTCTCCTTGATAGATTTTGACTTAGGGTATTTTGTGGATAGTAAAGATTTGGGAAAGGCTACCTTAGATTTTAATGTAGAAGGTCAAGGCTTTATTAAGGAAACCCTAAACACCGAAATTATTGGTGATGTTTATTCGATTGCCTTTAATGATTATAACTATAACAATCTAAAGGTTTCAGGAATTTTAAAAGATCAGCTTTTTGATGGACTATTAGTGTCTAAGGATGAAAACCTAAATTTTAGTTTTAAAGGTCTTGCCGACTTTGCTGATGAAAAGAACAATTTTAATTTTATAGCTACTGTTGCGTACGCAGATTTACGCAAACTAAATTTTATAAAAGATAGCGTTTCTATATTTAAAGGAAATGTCAGTATGGATATTACGGGAAATACCCTTGATAATATCATAGGAGAAATTAAGTTTTCTCAGACCAGTTATCAAAATAAAAACGACACGTATTTTTTCGATGATTTTAAAATAGCGTCAAGATTCGAAGATGATAATGATCGTTTCATTGAAATTAATTCTCCAGACATCATTACTGGTTTTATGAAGGGTAATTTTGTCGTGGCAGAATTAGGCAAATTAGCAGCAAATTCTGTCGGAAGTATCTATACCAATTTTAAACCCTATAAAATAAGCTCAGGGCAGCGCTTGGCTTTTAACTTTAAGATCTATAATAAAATAGTAGAAGTGTTTTTGCCCGAAGTAAAATTTGGGGCAAATACCTTTATTAAAGGCGATATTATCGCAGATGAAGGCGATTTTAAACTTAATTTCAAGTCCCCAAACATAGAAGCTTACGGTAATGTTTTAGATAGTTTAGACCTGCAGATTGATAATAAGAATCCACTTTTCAATACCTTTTTATCTGTAGCAGATTTAGCCACTAATTATTATGACGTAAAAGATTTTAACTTGATTAATACCACCTTAAAAGATACCTTGTTTTTTAGAACAGAATTTAAGGGTGGTAAAAATTTTAAGGATGCCTTTAACCTAAATTTCTACCATACCTTCGATAAAAACAAAAAATCGGTCATAGGTTTAAAAACTTCTGACGTTAGCTTTAAGGGTAATACCTGGTTAATTAACAAAAATGGTGACTCTAAAAATAAGGTCATCATTAATAGCAAATTAGATAGCATTTCTATTGAAGAAATAGTCATGAACAATGAATTAAATGAGCAAATTAGACTTCGAGGGCAAATCGCAGATTCTACGTACAAAGACTTAGAGCTTGAATTTAAAATTGTTTCCTTAGATAAAATAACACCGGCTATAGATAGTTTAAAACTAGACGGACAAGTAGATGGTACGCTATACATACGGCAGAAAGATAAAATATACAGGCCTACCTCTAATTTGGATATCACCGACTTTGCGATCAACAAAATAAAGCTTGGAAATTTAATGATTGATGCCATTGGCAATCAAGATTTAACCAAAATTGCCTTGACAACGCGATTAAATGACAAGGGAGTTGATAAATTAGACCTTAGCGGTAATTTAGATATCAGTGGGGCTACAACAATGGCAGATGTACTCGCCACCTTCAACAATTTTAGTCTAGAGCCTTTTAGTCCATTAGGAGAAGGGGTCTTATCAAATATTAGGGGATTTATTTCTGGTAATGCAAGAATACAAGGCAGAATAGACAATCCAGAAATAACAGGCTTATTAAATCTTAATAGAGCTGGTTTGGGTATCCCTTATTTAAATGTAGATTATGATTTCGGATTTAATTCACAGGTGGTATTATCAAAGCAGACTTTCGATTTTCGAAACATACAACTCACTGACGTGACTCATAAAACGAACGCCACTCTAAACGGTGTTATTAATCATAGTTTTTTTAGAGATTGGGATTTAGACTTAAACGTCAATACAAATAATAACCGTTTTTTAATTTTAAATACGCCATTTCAGGAAGAGGTGCTCTACTATGGTACAGGTTATTTAAATGGTTCAGGCAGAATTTACGGACCTACAAAAGCCTTGAATATTGATGTGGTTGGAGAAACCGCTAAAGGAACTTCCTTAAAAATACCCTTAAGTGATGTGGCGAGTATCGGGGATTACTCGTTTATAAATTTTATCAATAAAAACGAAATTAAAGGCGAAGACGAGCAACGCGAATTAGAAAAATATGAAGGCTTAGAATTAGCCTTTGATTTAGACATTACTCCTGAAGCAGAAGTTGAAATTATTGTCGATCAAAAAACGGGTAGTAGTTTAAAAGGAACAGGAAGGGGTTTGGTGCTTATTGAATTAAATACCAATGATAAGTTTATCATGTACGGTGCCTTTGTGGTGGTCACTGGACAGTACCGCTATAGGCTAGGGGGTTTAATCGATAAAACATTTACAGTGGTACCAGGAGGTACAATCAATTGGGAAGGAGATGCTTTAGACGCGCAATTAAATATGCAAGCGGTTTATTCTTTAGATGCCAATCCAGCACCCTTGTTAGATAATCCGGGGTATTCCAGAAGAATACCTACCAATGTCATTATACGCTTAAAAGAATCCTTAGAACAGCCGAATATTGAGTTCGATATTGATTTCCCTGGTGCCAGTTCATTGGTGAAATCGGAGCTAGAGTACCGATTGCAAGACCCCACGGTCAGTGATAATAATGCCTTTTCGCTTTTGGCACAAGGCACATTTTTAAGTACTACCAATGGCGGGGCTATCGGCCAACAAGCCTTAACAGGGAATCTTTTACAGTCTGCCTCAGGGGTGCTTAATTCATTTATAGACAACAATGATAATAACTTTAACCTTGGGGTATCTTTAGAGCAAGGTAATAATTTACTCACCGATAGTCAGGCCGAGAACAGAGCTGTTGTTAATTTTGACACGAGTTTAAGCGACAAATGGTTATTGAGTGGTAGCTTAGGGATTCCTGTTGGTGGCGGTAGTAGAATTAACCCTACAGCCCTGGGCGGAGATTTTGAGTTGCAATATCTTTTTAATGAAGATGGTACCTTTAGAGCAAAAATTTTCAATAGAGAAAACGAGATCCAACAATTTTTAGGAGACGTTCAAGGCTATACGCAAGGTGTCGGGTTATCGTATCAGATCGATTTTAATTCATTTCGTCAATTAAGGCAGCGTTTATTTGCAAGGAAACCTAAAGGTCCACAGGGTGTGGTTAAAGACTCCCTTCAAACAGAACGTGCAAAAGATAGCTTAATGCGTTTTATCCCTAAAAAATCTATACGCTAG
- the pfkA gene encoding 6-phosphofructokinase, giving the protein MKGKIKKIGVFTSGGDSPGMNAAIRSVVRSCAYMKIECMGIYRGYQGMIEGDFKPMDARSVNNIINKGGTILKSARCTDFHTKEGRQKAYDQLQAAGIDGLVVIGGDGSFTGALIFHKEFKVPIIGIPGTIDNDIFGTTYTLGFDTALNTVVEVIDKIRDTASSHNRLFFVEVMGRDVGHIALNAGVGAGAEEILIPEENLGLERLLDSLKRSKLSGKSSSIVVVAEGDKTGKNVFELKEYVEKHLPIYDCRVSVLGHMQRGGSPSCFDRVLASRMGVKAVEALIEGKTSLMVGIQDNKITLTPISKAIKGHTKIDKELLRVSDIMTV; this is encoded by the coding sequence ATGAAGGGAAAGATAAAAAAAATAGGGGTGTTTACATCTGGTGGAGATTCGCCAGGTATGAACGCGGCCATACGGTCAGTAGTGAGGTCATGCGCCTATATGAAAATAGAATGCATGGGCATATACAGGGGATACCAAGGTATGATTGAAGGTGACTTCAAACCTATGGACGCCCGTAGTGTAAATAACATCATTAATAAAGGAGGTACCATTTTAAAATCGGCCAGATGTACCGATTTTCATACCAAAGAAGGTAGACAAAAAGCCTACGATCAGTTGCAAGCCGCCGGAATTGACGGATTGGTAGTGATTGGTGGCGATGGTAGCTTTACAGGGGCTTTAATATTCCATAAGGAATTTAAAGTGCCGATCATTGGTATTCCGGGAACTATTGATAATGATATTTTTGGTACCACCTATACCTTAGGGTTTGATACCGCTTTAAATACGGTTGTTGAGGTTATTGATAAGATAAGAGATACAGCCAGTTCACATAACCGCTTGTTTTTTGTTGAAGTTATGGGCCGTGATGTGGGTCATATTGCTTTAAATGCAGGCGTTGGAGCAGGAGCAGAGGAAATTTTAATTCCAGAAGAAAATTTAGGATTAGAACGCCTTCTAGACTCGCTCAAACGCAGTAAGCTTTCAGGAAAGTCTTCGAGTATTGTGGTGGTGGCTGAAGGAGATAAAACGGGTAAAAATGTGTTTGAGCTAAAAGAATACGTAGAAAAGCATTTGCCCATTTACGATTGTCGCGTTTCTGTATTAGGCCACATGCAAAGAGGAGGTTCACCTTCTTGTTTTGATAGGGTTTTAGCCAGTAGAATGGGGGTAAAAGCGGTTGAAGCACTTATCGAAGGAAAAACTAGTTTAATGGTGGGTATTCAAGATAATAAAATTACGCTTACCCCAATAAGTAAGGCCATAAAAGGGCATACTAAAATAGATAAAGAACTCTTGCGAGTTTCAGATATAATGACTGTATAA
- the gap gene encoding type I glyceraldehyde-3-phosphate dehydrogenase: protein MSNLKIGINGFGRIGRLVFRTSVKRGDVDVVAINDLLDVEHLAYLLKYDSVHGKFDGTVEVKDGHLVVNGKTVRITAERDPKNIKWDAVGATIVAECTGIFTTLESAQYHIDGGAKKVVISAPSKDAPMFVMGVNHKDVKATDTIVSNASCTTNCLAPLAKVLNDNFGIDEALMTTVHATTATQMTVDGPSRKDWRGGRSALLNIIPASTGAAVAVTKVIPALKGKLTGMAFRVPTADVSVVDLTVRLQKETSYEEIKKVFKAASEGELKGILGYTEEDVVSQDFIGDPRTSIFDAGAGIELNSKFFKLVSWYDNEAGFSNKMLDLTQHVAKL, encoded by the coding sequence ATGTCAAATTTAAAGATAGGAATTAACGGATTCGGTAGAATAGGAAGATTAGTATTTAGAACAAGTGTAAAGAGAGGTGATGTAGATGTAGTTGCTATTAACGATTTATTAGACGTTGAGCATTTAGCTTACCTGTTAAAGTACGATTCTGTTCACGGAAAGTTTGACGGAACTGTTGAGGTAAAAGATGGTCACTTAGTGGTCAATGGTAAAACAGTGCGTATTACGGCTGAGCGAGATCCAAAAAATATTAAGTGGGATGCTGTTGGAGCTACTATTGTTGCTGAATGTACAGGTATCTTTACTACTTTAGAAAGTGCTCAATACCATATTGATGGTGGTGCTAAAAAAGTAGTAATTTCAGCACCTTCAAAAGATGCACCAATGTTTGTTATGGGTGTGAATCATAAAGATGTTAAAGCAACAGATACGATTGTTTCTAACGCCTCATGTACGACCAACTGCTTAGCGCCTTTAGCCAAAGTTTTAAATGATAATTTTGGAATTGACGAAGCCCTGATGACTACCGTACACGCCACCACAGCAACACAAATGACAGTTGATGGTCCTTCTAGAAAAGATTGGAGAGGTGGTAGAAGTGCTTTATTGAACATTATACCTGCTTCAACAGGAGCTGCCGTAGCAGTAACTAAGGTTATTCCTGCCTTGAAAGGGAAACTTACTGGGATGGCTTTTAGAGTGCCTACAGCCGATGTATCTGTAGTAGATTTAACGGTGCGTTTGCAAAAAGAAACTTCTTACGAAGAAATCAAAAAAGTTTTTAAAGCAGCATCAGAAGGAGAGTTAAAAGGAATCTTAGGCTATACAGAAGAAGATGTGGTTTCTCAAGATTTTATCGGTGATCCAAGAACAAGTATTTTTGATGCCGGTGCAGGAATTGAATTAAATTCAAAATTCTTTAAATTAGTGTCATGGTACGACAACGAAGCTGGTTTCTCTAATAAAATGTTAGATTTAACGCAACACGTTGCTAAATTATAG
- a CDS encoding N-acetylglucosamine kinase, with translation MILIVDSGATKSDWIALDDNGKHLFLTQTLGLSPEVLTRPVIEDRLANNFELSKNKDKVSKLYFYGAGCGTQRMQNLLKDIFTSFFPNAQAEVKEDTYAAIYATTNLGDQSIVCILGTGSNCSYFDGEKLHQKVASLGYIPMDDGSGNFFGRKLIRDYYFNKMPKDLADKFASEYNLEADVIKENLYKQPNPNTYLATFARFIVENKEHHYCKGVIEKGFQQFINNYIMQFELATKVPISFVGSIAFYLQDELRKALHRNDLVVGKILQKPIEGLVKFHQASI, from the coding sequence ATGATATTAATTGTAGATAGTGGCGCAACAAAATCGGACTGGATTGCTTTAGATGACAATGGAAAGCATTTATTTTTGACGCAAACTTTAGGATTAAGTCCTGAAGTTTTAACCAGACCTGTAATTGAGGATCGTTTGGCGAATAATTTTGAACTTTCTAAAAATAAAGATAAAGTATCTAAATTGTACTTTTATGGTGCTGGCTGTGGAACGCAAAGAATGCAAAATCTTTTAAAAGATATTTTCACTTCTTTTTTTCCTAATGCTCAGGCCGAGGTTAAAGAAGATACTTATGCCGCCATATATGCTACAACCAATCTTGGAGACCAAAGTATTGTTTGCATTTTAGGAACAGGCTCAAATTGCAGCTATTTTGATGGTGAAAAACTACATCAAAAGGTTGCCTCTCTAGGGTATATTCCTATGGATGATGGGAGTGGTAATTTCTTTGGTAGAAAATTAATTAGGGATTATTATTTTAATAAAATGCCTAAAGATTTAGCGGATAAATTTGCAAGTGAATACAATTTGGAGGCTGATGTCATCAAAGAAAATTTATACAAACAGCCTAATCCGAATACCTATCTGGCTACTTTTGCACGTTTTATTGTTGAAAACAAAGAGCATCACTATTGTAAGGGCGTTATTGAAAAAGGATTTCAACAATTCATCAATAACTACATTATGCAGTTCGAATTAGCGACTAAAGTACCTATTTCATTTGTAGGAAGTATTGCTTTTTATTTACAAGATGAACTTAGAAAGGCATTACATCGCAATGATTTGGTGGTCGGTAAAATTCTTCAAAAACCAATTGAAGGTTTGGTAAAGTTTCACCAGGCTAGTATTTAA
- a CDS encoding RidA family protein codes for MKKIINTPNAPAPIGPYNQAVLSGNTLYISGQIPINPATGELVAGDIQKETKQSMENLKAILTEAGMTFEHVIKASIFIKDMHQFAQINEVYGTYFNAETAPARETVEVANLPKFVNVEISMIAVK; via the coding sequence ATGAAAAAAATAATTAACACCCCAAATGCTCCTGCACCCATAGGGCCCTATAATCAAGCAGTGCTATCAGGAAACACCCTTTATATTTCAGGTCAAATTCCTATTAACCCAGCTACTGGAGAATTGGTAGCAGGAGATATTCAAAAGGAAACGAAGCAGTCGATGGAGAATTTAAAAGCTATTTTAACCGAAGCAGGAATGACTTTTGAACATGTGATAAAAGCTTCAATTTTTATCAAAGATATGCACCAGTTTGCGCAGATCAATGAGGTTTATGGTACGTATTTTAATGCAGAAACTGCTCCCGCAAGAGAAACGGTAGAGGTTGCCAATTTACCAAAATTTGTCAATGTAGAAATTTCTATGATTGCGGTAAAATAA
- a CDS encoding putative LPS assembly protein LptD produces the protein MQSNKHHLLLFLLLFSGITSTFGQENKVVTLPIKAIKDSIVAPKDFSEIATKPKTEADTVKIDSTNKKKPLLLDNIKYNARDYVKLSQKDQKIYLYNNAVIQYQDTELRAGVIIMDYIKNEVYAGRIKDSLGNYTQLPYFKQGDNIVRPDSIRFNFDTQKALIWNSRTEQQASLGALGGDAMKVYAEITKKENDSVYFLSKGRLTTSKDTVNPDYYILVNRAKFVPKKKVIAGFSNMYIADVPTPIALPFAYFPMSQGRTGGILFPTFGNIPDRGYFLQNGGYYLPIGEYADLELTGDLYTNGSYGLNSRSLYVKRYKFRGGFNLQYQNLVTSQKGFDDYSRSTNYNIQWNHSQDQKSSPNSRFSASVNLGSSQYFRNSLRTQDLSNTQNNTLSSSISYSKTFPEYPSVNLSLTATHRQLTSETATGDNIDMTLPTLQASMERIFPFAKRDGIKKGIIQNINFQYDVNAQNTLTTNDEDFLTGRMFDNARIGARHRIPISTNFKIAKYFSVTMGGTYEDLWVLETFDRSFDEVNNRTVVNDTVNGFDRFNRYNFNASIGTTLYGRVNFKEDSKIQVIRHVARPSLSYGYTPSFDQFYEDLLDSNGELTYDRSGQLRRYTRFEGTLNGVPSLNMSNSLSFSLANTIEAKVRSRDTTETEPKKIQLLRNLNFSTGYNINADSLKLSPVSFTGGTSILNNRMAINFGGSLDPYAIDNNGTRINTLNAKNGGSLFRLTNARANLSYSLSNKDFEKKKEDDKEDDEENKYDYSAASGGRTDDLFGDADFMQNGRQGFGEEEEEEERETTFYSNKIPWDLRLAYTVSYSNPNRQNTISSNSLMFSGNIELTPKWKVGASSGYDFTNQGFSVTQLRFQRELGSFNLRFNWTPFGLYERWDFFIGISSSMLQDLKWDKQSRR, from the coding sequence TTGCAATCAAACAAACACCATCTACTTTTATTTTTACTACTGTTTAGTGGCATTACAAGCACGTTTGGTCAAGAAAATAAAGTAGTAACACTACCTATAAAAGCTATTAAAGACAGCATTGTAGCTCCAAAAGATTTTTCTGAGATTGCAACAAAGCCAAAAACAGAAGCTGATACCGTTAAAATAGATTCTACAAATAAGAAAAAACCACTCTTATTAGATAATATAAAATACAATGCTCGAGACTATGTAAAACTTAGTCAGAAAGATCAAAAAATATACCTTTACAACAATGCCGTAATTCAATATCAAGACACAGAGCTTAGGGCTGGGGTGATTATTATGGATTACATTAAGAACGAAGTGTATGCGGGTAGGATAAAAGATTCTTTAGGAAACTACACACAGCTCCCTTACTTTAAGCAAGGAGATAATATTGTGAGGCCCGATTCTATTCGTTTTAATTTTGATACCCAAAAGGCATTAATTTGGAATTCTAGAACGGAACAGCAAGCTAGTTTAGGTGCTTTAGGGGGGGATGCCATGAAGGTGTACGCTGAAATTACTAAAAAAGAGAATGATTCGGTTTATTTTTTAAGTAAAGGACGATTAACAACCTCAAAAGACACCGTTAATCCTGATTATTATATTTTAGTCAATAGGGCAAAGTTTGTACCTAAAAAAAAGGTAATCGCAGGTTTTAGCAACATGTACATTGCCGATGTCCCAACACCCATAGCCCTGCCTTTTGCCTATTTCCCGATGTCTCAAGGACGTACTGGAGGTATTTTATTCCCTACTTTTGGAAATATCCCAGACCGGGGTTATTTTTTACAAAACGGAGGTTACTACCTTCCAATAGGTGAATATGCAGATCTAGAACTTACGGGAGACTTATATACGAACGGAAGCTACGGTTTAAACTCGCGTTCTTTATATGTGAAACGATACAAATTCAGAGGCGGTTTTAATTTACAATACCAAAACTTAGTCACCAGTCAAAAAGGTTTTGATGATTATAGTCGAAGTACCAATTATAACATTCAGTGGAATCATTCTCAGGACCAGAAATCGAGTCCAAATTCAAGATTCTCAGCCTCTGTAAACTTAGGGAGTAGCCAGTATTTTAGAAACTCACTTCGTACACAAGATTTATCGAACACGCAGAACAATACCTTATCGTCGTCTATTAGTTATTCAAAAACATTTCCAGAATACCCCTCCGTAAACTTAAGTTTAACGGCTACACATAGACAATTAACAAGCGAAACAGCTACAGGAGACAATATCGATATGACTTTGCCTACCTTACAAGCAAGTATGGAGCGTATATTTCCATTTGCCAAGAGAGATGGCATTAAAAAAGGTATTATACAGAATATAAATTTTCAGTATGATGTGAATGCCCAAAATACCTTAACGACCAATGATGAGGATTTTTTAACAGGCAGAATGTTCGATAATGCTAGAATTGGTGCAAGACACCGAATTCCGATAAGCACAAATTTTAAAATTGCGAAATATTTTAGCGTTACCATGGGAGGTACTTATGAGGATTTATGGGTACTTGAAACTTTTGATAGAAGTTTTGACGAGGTCAACAATAGAACAGTTGTTAACGATACCGTTAACGGTTTTGATCGCTTTAATCGCTATAATTTTAATGCCAGTATTGGGACCACATTGTATGGGAGAGTAAATTTTAAAGAAGATAGCAAAATACAAGTGATTAGGCATGTAGCGCGCCCTTCGCTTAGTTATGGGTACACACCCTCCTTTGATCAGTTCTATGAAGATCTTTTAGATAGCAATGGAGAGTTGACTTATGACAGATCCGGCCAACTGCGACGCTATACTAGGTTTGAAGGAACCTTGAACGGGGTGCCTAGTCTAAATATGTCTAATTCCCTCAGTTTTTCATTAGCCAATACCATTGAAGCCAAAGTAAGGTCTAGAGATACTACCGAAACCGAACCTAAAAAAATACAGCTCTTAAGAAACTTAAACTTTTCTACGGGCTATAATATTAATGCAGATTCCTTAAAGTTGAGCCCTGTTAGTTTTACGGGGGGTACCAGTATTTTAAACAATAGAATGGCTATAAATTTCGGCGGAAGTTTAGATCCGTATGCCATAGATAATAACGGAACTCGGATAAATACGTTAAATGCTAAAAACGGAGGCAGCTTATTTAGATTAACAAACGCTAGAGCCAACCTTAGTTACTCTCTTTCCAATAAAGATTTTGAAAAGAAAAAAGAAGACGATAAGGAAGACGATGAAGAGAATAAATATGATTATAGTGCTGCCAGTGGTGGTAGAACTGATGATCTTTTTGGAGATGCTGATTTTATGCAAAATGGCAGACAAGGCTTTGGAGAGGAAGAAGAGGAAGAAGAAAGAGAAACCACTTTTTACTCGAACAAAATACCTTGGGACTTACGATTGGCCTATACCGTTAGCTATTCCAATCCAAATCGCCAAAATACCATAAGTAGTAATAGCTTAATGTTTTCTGGGAATATTGAATTAACGCCGAAATGGAAAGTAGGTGCATCATCTGGTTACGATTTTACGAACCAAGGTTTTTCTGTAACTCAATTGCGTTTTCAACGCGAATTAGGGAGTTTTAACTTACGCTTTAATTGGACGCCCTTTGGGCTATACGAACGTTGGGATTTCTTTATTGGTATCTCTAGTTCTATGTTGCAAGATTTAAAATGGGATAAGCAAAGCAGACGCTAA